Part of the Vigna angularis cultivar LongXiaoDou No.4 chromosome 1, ASM1680809v1, whole genome shotgun sequence genome, TGTTGGATGAGGACTTTGAAGCAGTTGTTGGAGATTTTGGTTTAGCAAAGCTAATGAATTACAAAGATACTCATGTTACTACTGCGGTACGTGGTACTATTGGCCACATTGCTCCTGAGTACCTCTCAACTGGAAAGTCTTCAGAGAAGACTGATGTTTTTGGATATGGTGTGATGCTTCTTGAACTAATAACTGGACAGAGGGCTTTTGATTTAGCACGTCTTGCCAATGATGATGATGTCATGTTGCTCGATTGGGTAGGTATTATGTTTGCAAAAAACTATGGTATTAGTACTTCTTGTTCCACTGTCAgtcatgtgttttttttttccaaaaaatttataagttgAAGGTGAACTAATGGAAGGAAATATATCTGCACTAAATATTCTTGTTTCAGCACAGGATGAGGAGTTCTCGTTTATTCTTCTATatattggttgaaattttgaaacCTCTCTTTGTTGCTTCTTctggtttttgttttgttgtaaaACTACCTTTgctttgaaacaaaataaagaattgTTATGTATTCCTTTTTCTGTTTCAATTTCTAGAACGTCATCTTCCTCGTTGCTGTTTAGTTTGTGGTTGTTGCATTAGCTATGCACTGAAATTAACACCAATCGTTAATGGTTTTTGTTGGaaaatgacattatttttttatctcaggTAAAAGGACTATTGAAAGAAAAGAGGTTGAAGACACTGGTGGATGAAGATTTGGATGGAAAATATGAGGAGGAGGAAGTAGAAGAGTTGATCCAAGTGGCCTTGCTATGCACACAAAGCTCCTCTTTCGAAAGACCAAAGATGTCTGAGGTGGTGAGAATGCTAGAGGGTGAAGGTTTGGcagaaaaatgggaaaaatgGTGGCAAAAAGAGGATATAATCCAACAAAATTTTGACCCCTCCAGTCTCCACCATGCTTACTGGCCATTATTAAACTCATCCTCAAATATTCCCCCAGATGAACTGTCAGGACCTAGATGATTCTTGGATACAGAGAAACTTGTAAACAATGAAAGAGGAAGAGACAAAGCAGCAAAATGTTGGCTAAATGCACCAAATAATTATTGTATCATGCAGTGGTGAAGAGTGCATAAGAAGCCCTTTGATGGTATtagaataaactaaaaataagcTTAGaatagattttattaaaagGTTGCTTTTTTAGTTATACCTATTTGTAGCAGGGTCTAGGTTGTTTTCTACTATTCTCTCTCATTGTATCTCACTTTATTCTACAGATTTTTTAACAAGCTCTCTAAATATACTTTTTTCATGAGTAAATAAgtcatttaatataataattcaaatgcttcttattataaataccaatttattttttccctttttttttcctaaaattcCTCATCTTATAACCTTAATGGATATAAAGTTGTTTCTAACTGGTGAAATTTCTCTCTCCTTCGATAAACTTCAAATTGGTTTTCGTTCTTGCTTTTCCCTTCAATTGTATTTACAGAGTTATTAAATTACTCGGTAACGTGtatttgttttcattaaaaaaggtgaatagtaaaaacCTAGTCCAATAGATAACAATAAATGAAACTATCAACCACATTAACCGCTAGCATAAGGGGTGTGTTCATTTTGTAGTGTTTGTTTGAATGATGTTCTTGCTCCTTGTAGTtgtaagtttttgttttattggttACACATCTTATGAATCATCTGTAAAGGAAATCATTTACAACTTTGAAATTTCACCCAACCTACTGGCTTGTAAGCAATCATGCCAACCAACAGAGATACACTCAGAAATTATAACCACAAGAGGACTGTAAACTACACCTACCCAAAAAAAGATTCAAATTTTAAGGGATTGACAGTTGACTAGTTCAGCAGATCTACCACTCCTAGTTGCAAGAACCTTCCAAAATTCTCCTTGACTTTGTGCAGAAGATTCAGCATCTTCAGTGATTGAGTTATCTGGTGAAGAGATTATTGATTGGGAGAAAGCTGACCCAGCATGTTCATGTTGCATGTCAGCCTGCAACACTGTAATATTGTGATTAGCATCTTTAGTAATTATATGAAGTTTTCCAAGTAAACCAGCCAAGAGATAAGGAGATTCTGAATCGGTGAAATCATGAATAGGAACATCTACTGCTGCAACTTTCCAAGTATCATCTTCATAATCATATACCTTGATCTTTGCACTGTCAAGAGAATTTGAAGGATCGAGTGCGTATAGATCATCATTGACAGTAACACTCAATTTTGTTCCAGCTTGCCTTGCAGGCCAGCCTTCACCCATGCCGATTGGCATTTCAAGCCATGAATTTATATTTGGATCATATACTTCACCCCCAACATCAACAAAAAATGGCCAGCAATacaaactctgaggcacaaatAACCTTCCCCTGTATGAAGCCATTCCTGTGGCAATAGGCTTGAGTAAGTCAGCCAAAAATGCAGTTGGCAACACTTGAGCTCTAGCAAAAGGCATGCTAGGTAATTGGGACCACATGCCTGTATGAGGGTCATACATTTCTGCAGATTGTAGAGGGCTTAGTCCACCACGACCCCTTGTAACCCCACCAACGACATAGAgcttattatttaatataccTGTCTTGGAATAGGCTCTACCAACTGACATTGAACTAGCCTCGGCCCAGGAGTTTTTAATGGGATCATACTGCCAAACAGATTTCATTGCTGAAGCTCTTGAAAATCCTCCTAATGCATAGATGCAACCATCAACGGCTCCTATTGAGCAGCCACAAAATGGCATCCAGTCCAGGGCATCTCTCCTCCCCAGCCAGCTCATAATGATATCAACAATTCTAATACTTGAACCCATCATGCTCCACATCCGAAGGGGAAAGGAAATTAAACCTTTCTTTGTTTCATCTTCAAACCCTACTTTAGGCATTGGTGGCAACCTTTGCCATCTTCTAGAAAGAGGGTCCAAGGCATACCATAAAAGCTTATCATCCTTCACTTTTGTCAAAATGTAGAGCCACTCCTCCATAGTTCCAAGGCCTTTTCTCACACTAAATAGCTCAGAGCTAACAAGGGTTGCCTTCCAAGCACGGCAAACTAACTTCagattcaaataataaattcgAGGAACTCTAGCCAGTATCTGTATTGTTATCTCATCAGGAAGGAGAGGAATCAGTCTTTCATTATCCTCACAAGAGTTTGATGACAACCTCCGTCTCTTGCACGATTCACCTTGCAAAACCTCATAGGAGTAATTCCATCTAGTCTTGGAATTGTTCAGATTCAGTATATTCCCCATTAAAACCACTtcaaattcaaaccaaaacCAAGCAAGCAAACCAAACTTGCAAGATTAATCTGTTTCACACAATCATCATCATAAATAATCTGTCAGTACATGCCAAGAAAATGCGTTGATGAATTGAAATAATTGCTTTATCTCAATGGGCATAAGCATTTTACCCAAGCACTTCCATAGGTAATCAATCAAAAGGCAAAGAGAACACTGGAAGATGCATGCATAAGCTCTgaatatataagaaattatagAGGATGTCTAAACTATATTATTTGTCTATCCTTTATAAGTTCTAAATATATAAGATGCATGCCAAAGTTCGGAATGAATAAGAGATTATAGAGTTACACAAATAAAGATGAGTATTAACAAATGCTTTAACTTAACAAGCGTGTTTGTTGTGTGCAGGATATAAAAGACTAAGATTTTCGGAAAGAAAAAGGAACTATATTGGCTGTTTGTATTTACTCAAGAAAATCAAGGACTAAAGTCTCCATACTTAATCCAATGAAGACAACTGGCAAGGGCTTCAGAGAAAGTGTAAACAGGGGTCCGTTTGAACATACTTTCCCATAACACTtctagaagagaaaaataagaaaaaaataaatgattttctGCATGAGCTAAAATTAACTTCTGTACAAATTAATCTATAGAAATTTCCTCATAAAACTcctctaaatttttatttttaacttatgcATAAGCTAATTGTAACTAATGAAGAagctcatctttttcttctcatttttcattGGAAGACGAGTTCATTAGAAAAGTTGTCCAAACGGACACTAAAtccaataatataaataaagaggAACCATTGTATTATTCACTTGGGGCCAACATGATATCAATATCAATTGGATAGAAACTATATCTATTGCCTTGAATCCCCCACTACAAGAGAACTTCACTGAAGAAGTGGAACTAAAACACGTAGAGAAAGACACCTCCTCTTCTTCATGCCACAAGCCAACCCTCACAACACCCAAGTGATTGCTCACCCCCCATCTCCTCACTTATATTCATTTCCCTGTCAATGAAGACCCTTTGTGCTTGAAGGCTTTCCATGGCTGTTTTCTACTGCTTGAAGGTCCTTTGTGCCTCCCCTACCAACTTAAAAACTGTTCTTTGAGAGTTGGATTAGATGCTTGGCAATTGCCCCAAAATTCTTGAATAAAAGCATTGTAGTAACCAAATTAATCCAGAAGTCTCCTTAAATTTCTGATATCTTAACTACTCCACCAAGCATCGATACCACTCTGTCTGGGACTTACCTTATAATACCTATGTCCCTTCTATAGCACCACCCATAAGAGTTGACATTTCAGCGATTTTCACTCTGACACTTCACTCAACTTCCTGTTTGGTCAGACCCTCCCCAAAGGTAGCCCTTTTCAGGACACCAACATCCAAAATCTGATACCAATTGATAACCACCCAAACATTTGGGAAGCTCATCATCAAAAGCTAGCTATTACTGGAGGAGAACCAAACATATAAATACTCCACCAAGCATCCCACACTACTAGATGTAGGACTTTAGCACCTCATAATACGCAAGTACCAATCAAACCTGTTCTGTTAATTCTTATGGCACTAATCTCATGCGGGTATGACTGGTTACTTTCAAAGCAGTTGGTTCCCCCTTTTCATATTGTTCTCAGTATATGTCCTAGAATTTTGTTCACCTCCCACTTAACATGGATTTGTTGAGAAAAAGCCCAATTTTCTGTGTCATACTCCATGTCGTATGACCCAAGTTTTGTGATCTTCCACCTTCCACACTAACACCATGAATGCAATCAACACTCTTGCACCCATCATTTTAACTTCCTCTTTCTACCCATTAATAAACACCCTTCACATGAACTTTTCATATGCAAAGCACAATGGAACAAAGAGAAGCTCAAACTGCCCCTCATACTCCATTACTAAAACCCTCTACTTTTAGACCATTAGGTTCTCATAAACAAGATTGCTGAACTCTTGAGTTAACTGATAGACTCTTACGAGTCTACAGATCTAGATAAAGAAAATGATTTAATGCCTTGTCAATGCCTTTTACGGATGACATCAAGTAAACTCCTTAAACTCATTAAAAACTGCATGAAGTTGAGTCAAGAAGTGAGTTCACAAGTTTGAAATCAAGCATAATTTTATAGTGACCcacatttttattgttttactaTGGTTCAAACGATTTTGAAGAAAGTACCTCCTTGAAATACTTTCATTTTAGGAACTTTTTCTTATGACTTTATGTAAGATTTGATCATTTATTTCGTTTGATCTTATATAGTACCAATGTACTATCAAACTTTATTGTTGTGGCTTACTACATGCTTTATTATGAACTTAAACTATTGAATTAATATTGCGTTAAGTGGATGAATGAGGCTTCAATATTGGTGGCTACTAATATTCTTGAATCCTATTGAGAAACTTATCATTGGTTGCTGGCATTTATTACCTTGTTTGGTATTAACATGGCAATTAATCAAGGGtattttaggaaaaaataatttatgtataagaCAATTACAAACAACCATATAAAAAAGGGCAAACAGCTTTCCAAAAACGGTCTTATAAAAAGAGACTAAGagagtattatttttaaaaagatgaaCTCCTAAGTTTGAGTTTATCAAAACTCAACAATTTAAGTAAATTCTCGCGTTTGACATCTTGCTCACAAGGATTCTTTGatgaatataacaaatttttcaaacaCAACTTGTCAAATAGTCAACCAATTCATCACGGCCACCATTGGTTCCTCCATTGTAACCGATTTAAAGCCCCCCTTTCAAACATGCCACCGTTGTGTCAACCTTCCTCCATTGTAACCAAATTTAAAGCCCTCCCTTCCAAACATGCCCCCATTGTGTCAACCTTCATTGCATCTAACAagtaaattatttcaaattaacaCTCCATTCATACCTCAACTCACTTCACTTGATCCTACCTTCTTTGTTTTTCTCGATCACCAAGCCCTAGCCCCATGTTTTAACTATCCTCAATGTTCTCTTCTCCTTccatttcccctcttcaacttcTAAGCATAGTTTCTACTCAATTTGTCATTTTCCTCATCGTCCCCTCCATTTGCCAACCAATAGCTTCTCTAACTAATTGGTTGCATCCCATCTAGTCAACACTGATGTTCAACACTCTTGAGTCTGCTCTCCATTTGTGTCTGTTAAGAAGTGGACATTAAGTCTAAcccaaccccacaaaaccggcttgtaaggtgaagtttacacccacttatatattataaattggccttatctctaatcgatgtgggacttccaacacaccccctcacgccgaggtatagacatcatCTCGAgcatgagactagacattaatgggtggtccgacaACAACctgatagcgggtggaacaacatgcccaacaaacaacaaatatcgttaggataggctctaaccacagttctgataccatgttaagaagtggactttaagtctaactcaatcccacaaaaccaacttgtaaggtgaggtttgcacccacttatatattataaattggtcttatctctagtcgatgtgggactttcaacAGTGTCATCAACATAAAGAGACCCTTGAGATAAGTGTTGTTAAACTTGAGATTCTACCTAGAATTGAGAGGGTGGTGAAAACTTCTAACTTGGAGTTTTTGATTTGTACAGTAAGACCATTcccaaaatgaatatatatatatgtgtgtgtgtgaataaAACATaccagagaaaagaaaacaaccTCTAAAGAAACGTAAACTGAAAAAACTACAAGTCCTAAGATCTAAATGACAAAACAAAAAGCTCAATAAGTTCATAAGTCAGATACAAAGTAGGGTGCAGAGATGCAGGGTGAGAGGAGGCAGGAGTTATTTGCGCTTTGTAGAGCCAAAAAAGGGGAGGTAGCGGCAGCGCAGGTTACAGCACAGAACGGAAGCTATGCAGGGTAGAGGTGGGGTGGTCAAGGTTGGAAGCAGCAAAAAGAACTGAGGGTTGCAGAGCTGAGAAACAGAGGAGATGGAGTCGTATAGGAGAAAAGGGAATTAGCGTTTTTTAAAACCAAGTCAAAGAAGATTACCCGAAAGTACGAGAGACTCATCAGCAAAGGGACATCTTAACTTCTAGGAGCTTACAATCCAGcaatttaattcatgatataaACAACAATGTCCTGAATCAGGAGCTAGAATACCGAGCGGATAGGAACGGTTTTTTAAAGAATTGATGAAGAAAACTCAGGATAAGCTCTCGTTACAAGAGAATTCCACTACTGATGTGTAActgagaaacaaaagaaatgtaaTCATAGGAGGAAACCTTCTATACTCTATGGCGTGAGCCACCCCACACTACCCCAGTGATTATCAACCTTCCCTGGCAAGAAAGCTCAAGAACATCCCGCCCAAAGAAAGAAAACGATGAAGATAGAAACACATAATTTACAATAACAAGAAAGTGAAGTGAATATATTCCTAGCAAGTTATCAGCAATGCCATTctatttcaaaaacaaaaaccgCCAAACAGCgtgtaattttaaaatcaaaggctcaaattaaaaacatacaTTCAGACAAATTCAACATACAAAAGAACACCAACATTGTACCAGAAATAGGAACTCCATTAAGTCCACAGCAGAAATTGATGTTACAGATTAAATCATAGACATAAAAgggaaaattaagaaagagaaaaggaaagaagcACTCACATCACACCACACAGAAACCACAGAAAAACAACCATTTTTGTGCACAAGAATTTACACACCAAGACACAAGACATTCATCCTCCATAAGAGAAATAAGAACTGAAACAACTCACGGAACATGAATGCAATGGCCACATTTATACCcttaaaaacaaaatgcatGTATTTTAAAAACGGACCCAGAAGTCAATTGAATAACCCACATGGAACCACTTAAACTGATGgaaaaattcttaattttattaagccCAAGTTCGGGGTTGCAGAATGTACACACCTTCCAAACTACCAGGCATAGCTCTGACACGTACTGGCTCACAGAGACAGATACTTGTTTAATCAAGCAATCATTCATTGTTACATTAAAATAAAGGGGCCCAAACTGTACGGTTATAATCTAAATTCAGCACTCCAGAGGTAAATAATTGAAGAAAGTAAAACAAGTAAAGTTAAAGGATAGCAAACACAGTATCATTGGATAAACATAACCACAAAATTTCCCCAACCCCAAAAAAAGGAAACCCAAGCCCTGATGCAATAATACCAGAAATTGATCCCCACAAGCAATCGCAGCAATAATACCCACTGTTGATGCATCATCAACACCAGAAATCGGTTCCACGAAATTTCCTAACTGATTCTGCAAAAGATTAACgaagcaaaagaagaagaaaacgaagAGTTAGCTATGAAAGTAACACGCCAAAAACCAAGGGCaaaaaatactatataaaaataataatcacaacATAAGAAAAGGATGCTGATTAAACTTCAATGGATTACACCACTTCATAAATTATTATGgctatttaataattaattaactagcGAAAACATATTGTATGTCCTCgtttttatatgtaaaaatatatattataacttaaaaaatatataaataattatatagaaATACGAAATATAAGAgttatatagttattttaaattggAGAGTTatgtagttattttttattaaagaaatgaaatggttatgtattttattaaatagtaaaattattttaaattaacaaaaaatgtgtaggtttcttattaaaataataattttatttatgaataacttttataagtaatttctatggaaaataatttaaagattcGTAgtcattaaatttattgttattattattattattaaaataataaaaaagtaaaataaaatttgattatgaaATGTGAATAGAGTGTGTCAacgtgaaaaataaataaaagttggtttaatcatttcgaaCATTTCTATTTGTGTAGGATCGTCTCAAGTAGGTTCTCGTATTGTAAATGTTCTCGATTAGGTTtcttattgtgaaaaattgaatcaatttagacctTACCGTTAGTTTcatactaacaccgttaaagggGGTGACACGTGTTGTTcgtgatttttttgaattttttaattatatttttattttttattttatttcttattttttttaaaagtaaaatttaaaaatgccACGTGTCAAACTGATAgtgtgccacgtggcaatgacagtgtgacatggcactaacaatgccacgtgtcattgtcaggccaagtgtcattgcattagtctcaatttggttcctgtatttttattgtgtctcaatttgatccatgtatttttattttgtctcaatttagtcttaatttttccctcctcaaattcaaacaaagtttaaattgtatataaatcttaacaaatatttttattaaaattgatatttttaataaatatttttaacaatattaagtttaattatatttatatttacttaatcatataaatgttaattatgttatttaaatatacctataaggGTTTAATAAAACAGTGACATAACAGAGACAAAATAAAGATACAGGGATCAAATtgcaacataataaaaatacagggaccaaattgagactaatgccATGTGGCACTGTCAGTGCCATGTCACACTGCcattgccacgtggcacacTATCAGTTTGACACGTggcatttttaaattttacttaaaaaaataaaaataaaataaaaaataaaaataaaaattaataaaaatataattcaaaaattcaaaaaaaccacgaactgacacgtgtcacctcctttaacggtgttagtatgAAACTAACGGTAaggtctaaattgattcaatttttcacaataaaaaacCTAATCGAGAACATTTACAATACGAGGACCGAACCTACTTGAGACGATCCTATAGAAATAAGGATGttcgaaatgattaaaccatttctaaattaaaaattgagggcaaattgggaaaaaaaaattaaagcctTTCTCTGCAACTGAGGAATGCGAAATTAGGATTCTTGAGAGGAAAAAAACCagtgattttgttgaattgtgaAATTAGGGTTCATGGATAAAAAACACTGAATTTCGAAAGGAATCACCAAACACTATGTAAAATAGATTTCTTTGCCCTCTGTCAATAGTAGCTTCCAATTTCTCTCCATTTCTCTCTTCAAATTTTCATCTATAAATCGCAGCTTTTAATTGGTAATGGTTTTTCCTTTGTTCTCTTtggtttttgaaattttcttttcactttccCGTTAATTTCTCACTTTGCCCTTTTTTATGTTTGCTTCTGTGAAGAGATTTTTTCTGTAAAGAGATTTCTTCTTATACGCTGCGTCGTGGGTTTAGTGCTTCACTTGTTCGCAGTTGTATCGCAGGTTTTGATGTCGGCTTTCACGGTGTTCACAAACCCAGGGGCGTGTCCGAGGTTGGTGCTCGCTGTCGAGAGAAAAAGCGCAACCAACATAGAGCTCCTTGCCAACGACATCGTTGCCTCCCCCAGTCGTGACTTCCCACAAAGGTGCCATGGGCGCTGGGAACGACCTTAGCCACCACGAACCCTAATACGAAGCTCTATGGGCGTCGGGCACTcgtttttgttcaatttgataTTGGTGTTTGTTTTTTGATGTGGTTGGATGTGCAGCCACTGTGATTGGAACTCGATTCTTGAAAGTGTGGTGAGTGGTGTGCCCTTGGTGGCTTGGCCACTCTTCACTGAGTAGAGGATGAATGTCGTTTTTGTCAGTGAAGGCATGAAAGTGGCAGTGATAGTGGCAATTGGTGAGAATGGATTGGTGGAAAGAGGAGAAATTGCGAGGGTTGTGAAGATGGTGATGGAAGGTGAGGAAGGGAAGGAGCTACTTCACCGAATGAAGCAGCTGAAGGCGGTCGCTGCCACAACTTTGAGGGACGGTGGCTCTTCGTCAACCCAAAATTCTGAATCGGCACTTCTTTTTCAATTGCAGGACTgcacttaattttatttgtattgtcCACTTTGCccttaattaaatttgatttcccCTCTTTACactctaatttttaatataaaatacactTTATACAAGTTTTTAATGACACGTCATTTAAAACAATATCCTCAGCATGTCACGTAACGCTATTTTA contains:
- the LOC108346433 gene encoding F-box/kelch-repeat protein At1g22040 isoform X1 produces the protein MGNILNLNNSKTRWNYSYEVLQGESCKRRRLSSNSCEDNERLIPLLPDEITIQILARVPRIYYLNLKLVCRAWKATLVSSELFSVRKGLGTMEEWLYILTKVKDDKLLWYALDPLSRRWQRLPPMPKVGFEDETKKGLISFPLRMWSMMGSSIRIVDIIMSWLGRRDALDWMPFCGCSIGAVDGCIYALGGFSRASAMKSVWQYDPIKNSWAEASSMSVGRAYSKTGILNNKLYVVGGVTRGRGGLSPLQSAEMYDPHTGMWSQLPSMPFARAQVLPTAFLADLLKPIATGMASYRGRLFVPQSLYCWPFFVDVGGEVYDPNINSWLEMPIGMGEGWPARQAGTKLSVTVNDDLYALDPSNSLDSAKIKVYDYEDDTWKVAAVDVPIHDFTDSESPYLLAGLLGKLHIITKDANHNITVLQADMQHEHAGSAFSQSIISSPDNSITEDAESSAQSQGEFWKVLATRSGRSAELVNCQSLKI
- the LOC108346433 gene encoding F-box/kelch-repeat protein At1g22040 isoform X2, which translates into the protein MGNILNLNNSKTRWNYSYEVLQGESCKRRRLSSNSCEDNERLIPLLPDEITIQILARVPRIYYLNLKLVCRAWKATLVSSELFSVRKGLGTMEEWLYILTKVKDDKLLWYALDPLSRRWQRLPPMPKVGFEDETKKGLISFPLRMWSMMGSSIRIVDIIMSWLGRRDALDWMPFCGCSIGAVDGCIYALGGFSRASAMKSVWQYDPIKNSWAEASSMSVGRAYSKTGILNNKLYVVGGVTRGRGGLSPLQSAEMYDPHTGMWSQLPSMPFARAQVLPTAFLADLLKPIATGMASYRGRLFVPQSLYCWPFFVDVGGEVYDPNINSWLEMPIGMGEGWPARQAGTKLSVTVNDDLYALDPSNSLDSAKIKCCRLTCNMNMLGQLSPNQ